From a region of the Monodelphis domestica isolate mMonDom1 chromosome 8, mMonDom1.pri, whole genome shotgun sequence genome:
- the LOC130455863 gene encoding transient receptor potential cation channel subfamily V member 3-like, giving the protein MYDLVLRVSEERRLRDGPRSDTHLERVRNGQGLTPLQLAAREGRLELFQHIVGRELPAGHPLRHLSRRFLEWTYGPLSCSLYDLSDVDTPDAHSALRMVVSSPDVEKASELLEAEPLRSLLESKWSSFAAAMFVVSAVWYLTYMGLFTAVAARQAGLGVSRPLPHKGPPWEAP; this is encoded by the exons ATGTACGACCTGGTGCTGCGGGTCAGCGAGGAGAGGCGGCTCCGGGACGGGCCGCGCTCCGACACGCACCTGGAGCGAGTCCGCAACGGGCAGGGCCTGACGCCGCTGCAGCTGGCGGCCCGGGAGGGCCGGCTGGAG TTGTTCCAGCACATCGTGGGCAGGGAGCTCCCCGCGGGCCACCCGCTGCGCCATCTCTCCAGGAGGTTCCTGGAGTGGACCTACGGGCCGCTGAGCTGCTCTCTGTACGACCTGAGCGACGTGGACACCCCCGACGCCCACTCGGCCCTCAGGATGGTCGTGTCCAGCCCGGACGTGGAG AAAGCCTCCGAGCTGCTGGAGGCGGAGCCCCTGCGGAGTCTGCTGGAATCCAAGTGGAGCTCATTCGCGGCCGCCATGTTCGTCGTCAGCGCCGTCTGGTACCTCACCTACATGGGGCTCTTCACGGCCGTGGCAGCCCGGCAGGCGGGACTCGGGGTGAGCCGCCCCCTCCCCCACAAGGGCCCTCCTTGGGAGGCTCCGTGA